tttttggagtgAAGACAACGAATGTAAACTACTCAGGTGCCTATGCGTCTATGGGCGTTGATAACAGTGTGCGCTTTGAACAATTCCGCAACAATTTCAAAGTGGAAATTGTGAGACTTGAGGAGGATGAATTGGAGTTTGACATGATTGGTATTGATCCTTCTCTTGCCAACGCCTTTCGCAGAATCCTCATTGCAGAGGTGCTCATCTCTCTCGACACACATACCTATCCCGCCCCATTTTTCTGAATTGAATTTGTAATGTGGTTAGGTTTTGTTTTACACAGTGTTTTTGTGGTTGCAGAAGCTCAGAGCTTTCAAGTTTAACTACATTTAGCTACTTtaatttctgttactatttatgGTTTCTTGTACTTGTATTAtcgtattattttattgtagTTACTGTTTCTTTTTCAGAATGCTTTATTGTACCTTGTTTAGTATTTTGTATTGGTTCTTGAGTTGAGGATCTATCTGAAACAACCTCTCTGCCTCCCAAGGTAGGGCTGTAGGGGTAAGGTATGCGTGTACAACCCTGGGATTAcattggatatgttgttgttgttgttgaggcAACATGGTAGGGTTTCATTAACAATTGATTCTTGGGCTACTTTGAGGTGTATTCCCTGCTTATTTATCAACAAGCCTTTTTTATTGGACCATATAAACTTGTTGGTTAGTTTAAGGATATGAACTCAATGATTGGgacatatatattttattcctCATAACAGAGTCTGGCTTGTGTTGTACTTGTTCCTctatttgatgaattgtgtctGGCATTTGAGATGTTGatgaagtttatttatttcCCTTGCTTCCTGGTTGTCATGCAGCTCCCAACCATGGCTATTGAAAAAGTTCTTATTGCAAATAATACATCCATTATCCAAGATGAAGTGCTCGCTCATAGACTTGGTCTCATCCCAATTAAAGTCGATCCAAGGCTGTTTGAGTATATGTCAGGTATTATATCTTCTTGTAACATTATATCAGTAGTTACTATTGAGTTTCGATTTAATCCCCTCCCTCCTTTTCTCAAATAAAGGGTTTGCCTTTGATGGGAGTTGTGATGGCTAATTACCTTGTTTCTTTTTTCCAGAAAATGATGTCCCTAATGAAAAGAATACAGTTGTTTTCAAACTCCATGCTCGTTGTAAAAAAGGCACTGATCGACGTAGAGGTACTATTAGTATGTATATGTCATGAGAATTTTCCCATCATTTAGTTCTGCATTTTCTGTTCTTTCATGTATGTGGTTCTCCATTCGATTGTCACTACTCATGTGGGCTAATCAATTTTTCTGCATATTTGTGTTTGAAATTACAGTCTTGTCCAGTGAGCTGAAGTGGTTACCCAATGGCAGTGAATTGATACTACCAACAGAAAGTCTAGCATCAAGTTCGAGTACGAAACCAAAAACTTATACTTCATTCAGCTGTAGTCAGGATACTCGACCAGAATTCTCGAATGGCCCAATTGCTCCAAACGATGCAGATATTATTATAGCCAAACTTGGACCTGGTCAGGTAGCTTTTGTGTCTTGCATGTTTTCGTTTTTGCTGCTTTCTGTTGAAAAGGGAAGAAAATTATTAGAGCAAATGTTTGAATTCTGAACATTGTAGTATTGCTACTTGATCATCAGCTCTTTGCTCTTTGTTATTTCGCAAACTTATGGGTGCACTTTTGCTAGTGCTTTTGTATCCTTTTCTGCCTTTGCATATTACTTAGTGAAGATACTGCTAGACAACCATTTGTTACGGAAGTTTTGTTCTAAAATACCTGTATCCCCATTTGACTTTGATTGGCAAAATTGTACCAATATCTTTTGACTCTTTCTATGTAGTGCACTAACTCTCTCTATTACTTAGTGAAGATACTGTTAGACAACCATTTGTTACAAAAGTATTGAAGATCAAAAATGCCTATATCACCATTTGACTAGGAATGGAAAAATTGTACCAACACTTTTGACTCTTCTTATGTAGTGCACTCACTCATTCCACAGAGTATTATTCTGATTTCTGGTTTGAACTTAATTACTACTAATACATATCTGTCTCTGTTAAACAGAAATTTTACTTGACAAATTTGTAGTGGTAGCATTTAAGGTGTTTAATTTACATCTGGAGATTTTTTTATGCCTCCTTTTAGGAAATCGAGCTAGAAGCGCATGCTGTTAAAGGCATGGGTAAGACGCATGCAAAGTGGTCTCCTGTGGCTACGGCTTGGTACAGGATGCTTCCTGAGGTGACTAGAGATTTTTTCacaatgtttgatttgatgtatAGAAATTATTACCTTCTGACTATCAGTTTTCAGATTTCACGTCTTAAAATTGGAGTCTAGCATATTTCTAGTAAATGCTTGGTTTTGATCTTTTTGTTTGGTCACTGAAGGTTGTATTATTGCGAGATATTGAAGATGATGAAGCAGAAGCACTTGTGAAGAAGTGTCCGGTTCAGGTGTTTGACATCGAAGATATTGGTAAAGGTATAGCGACATTTGTCTGTCTGTTCTTGATTTAATTAGGTCAACAATTGTTAAGTTAAAAGCACAAAGCTGAAGgaataatgttttttttattgtttctaACAAGCATTGATGTATAGGTAAAAAGAGGGCAACTGTTGCACGACCAAGGGTTTGCACACTTTGTAGGCAATGCATCAGAGAGGAAGGTTGGGACAAGAATGTAGCACTGAGACGTGTCAATGACCATTTCATCTGTAAGTGTAGTAATAGCAGGGTATTTACTTGGTTGAGTACTGTATGCAGAGATCTCCAAAGTTCTTGGCCTcctttaaaatagaataatatcTGCATCTTCGTTCCCTTTTATTATCTACTTTCTTGTGAGCTTAAATTCAACTTTCTGGGGTTTCAATTTCTGTTTGGGGTTATTGAGGTAACTATGATgagataatgataataatatattacTTTGTCCAAGAAAATACTGGTTGTAATATATTTAGCATTTTTTAATTGATTCTAGCAGATCAGTTTTGTTTCAGTCTGTGATGTTAACTTCTAGTGCTAAGAGATTTTAGGGTATTGAGAGTTTTAACTTCAAGTTACTCATCACTTTGAAATTCTGCATATCAAAGTGTTAGATTGAGTGTAATATGTTAACATTTTGATCATATTTAGAAGTTAGCAGAGTGAAGCAAATTCTTTATGCTTCAGGTTCTCATAGTAACCTGAGAAAAATTCATgcatatttttcaatttctggATGAACACAATTATGTGCTTCTTGGTGATAAATGATTTTCCATTCCTTGGTCCTTCATCTGATCAAATAGCTTGATCTTCAGAGTCTTATGTCAtttcttgtgattttttttttagttaccATAGAGTCAACTGGAGCATTGCCACCTGAGGTGCTGTTCACTGAAGCTGTAAAGATTTTGGAAGAAAAATGTGAACGGGTGATAACGGAGCTGTCATGATCAGTTCTTAAGGGTATTTGGATATGTAATCCTTTCCAGAAAGCCAAGGCAAGAGTTCAGCTTCGTTTCTTATGTGTCTCATAGATCATTGTGGTCCGCccccctgcgcatagcgggagctttagttcATATTTCCAAAGTTTTATTTGTCAATTGTCTTCGGACACATTATAGACGggaatatgaatcatgaatgtATTCCTGACTGCTGTCTTTGGAAACACAAGTACATGACATGTTAATTTAAGTATTTAATTTATAGAGGATGTGAGATAAAAATTAACAGGTTTAATAGTTCCTCTTGCTTTATTTTTGCTCCTTGGAAGAgaaatggaaaaaaagaaatatgttGAAGGACTTTACCCCTTAGTACATATTCTTCCCCAAAGACTGGACATCCAATAAGATTTTTAGTTGTTGATATGTAGAGAAAGTttcttcccccccccccccccccctcttttGAACGTAGTTTGGTTAtatattgaattgattttttaattagttttgAAGATGAGTTTTTCAACTGAAATCTGTTTTCACTCACAAGCTTCAACTTAAATAGGATTCAGACGTGAATTAAGTGATATTTGAACAATGTGGTATATGAAGTTGAACTTTGGAAAATggtatttgaaagttgaaaggTAGACGTTTATCCatgaaacatatatatatatatatatatattatttttttttactttatttgaaattttcaaaGTTGGAGTTGTGTTTGACTATAGTTTTTGCGGTtaatatttagaatttaaatgtattttaaaaaaaaataaaaaatattatttgaacatggaatataatttaattgaggctcttttatgaaaataaaaaaaaattaggattttttaaaaagaaaataaattacgATTGAAAAAAGTGagtgaaaaaagtaaaaataagattTTGGGTGTTTGTCAAAATTCAAATACAACTTCAAGTTGTATTTGGATTTTTCATGGTCAACCGCTATTTTTTGAATAAAGCAAaataattttctagaaaaaagtaaaaaattctCATGTGTTCGAAGATGTATTTcgcttttaaaaaaagttttatgaatggaaaATAGTTTTCACTTGAAAAGTTTGTCGTAACtactttcaaatttaaaaagttttcttcaaaaagtaatcaaaaaatcatttcaaatatacaatcaaccaatgtattaaaaataatctgaaaaaggaaaagatattCATTTCCAGACAAAATTATATATCATAAGTGAACTAGATAAAACGAAATCAAGGTCAGAAACACTCTTTTCTTCTGACCCATACTTTACAAAAAAGTTTACTTTCAACTTTTCGCAATATAATTCGTCTTATCTCAACCGTTTAAGTGTAGCATGTGGATACATAATAATAGTTCTGAACAAATGCTTCAAAATTATGTTAGTGTGAGTGTTTTTGATTGAAGAAATGAATTTATACAAAGTGTAGCTTATtcttgatataaaataaaatacaagtactTCCACACTTCAAAATCTTGCCCCTCAATTTCCCCTGTTTTGTGGGGTTGAAGTGCACATATATCAGATTTTGGGATTGTTATTTAAGTTATAGTTAAAGTCAAAATTTTTGTTTTATAAATTTATCtactttgaaataattttagatGTACGAAATTGAAGTTATAAAATTCGTGTTTCTTCAACCTAAAGTATGGTCTGGTCAAGTTCAATATCAAAGTTTGGCTTGACTTGTGAAGGTAGACTTGCATGAAGTTTAAACATATATATGactgaatttcaaatattagaCATATACGTAGCAATACTTCAACCACTTTTGCATAAAGTTCAACATATAAGATTGAACTTCAGACATATACTGACGGTACTTCAAGcattttttgcataaatttaAGCATAGAATGCTGAACTTTAGACATTTTTGCATGAAGTTCAGGTGAGCAAATTCTTGCCCACACATAATTCATTCTTTGGATGTTAATAATTTAACACTCAAATCTACTCCAAGTTATCTCAATTTGAAACATAAGTTTTAAATATCATAAAGGTCAAACTTTGTTTATCATTTtgtcaaataataattaatccAATTACTATTTTGTAATAAttgttgggggaggaagcactacaactaaagtttgatatgacaattaatatgaaaaataaattggacaagagaattttatgtgaaaaCCCTTCTAACAGATAGAGGAAAAAagccacggggtagaaggatctcactattaaaatatggagtacactgctctcaaatacaaggagaaaacaataattaacacttctctcttgtaaaaggaacaactactaaagaggacactcaagactaaaatatttattttgatgtataactctctttgtattcttattctctctttctgggatgatcAAAATGAGGgaaagaggccctctatttataggagaatgaaAACGTGTAAAAGAATTTTACGCATTTTCAAAACGCACAAAAATGAGGCTGCTTGGCAAAATTTTTCAACAAATTGCTGCGCCAGCCTTTTACTGTTCTTTTCCTCCCCTTTTACTTTTTCCTTTTCAACAATTGCTGCGCCAgccttttccttttctttttgacttttcttacattctcccacttgaaaatttaattgagaatcaattaagtcttcacaccatcctttctacccaattactgcaatgttacgtttctgctaggccaacataagatcgacaccatataaacttgttactgttgatcggcttcgtaaacatatatGCTCGGttttcattagtgtgaattttctgaatatccacactacCTTCTTTCACCTTCTCAcggacaaagtgatactgaactcgtatgtgctttgtccttgaatgaaatgccgaattctttgcaagatgcaaagcgctctaactgtcacaaaacagagcaaccttctcttgtttgtgcccgagctcctccagtaacatctgcatccatattgcctctttgctagcttgtgtaacTGCTACATATTCttcttccgtcgtagatgtagccacgatagattgcagttttgaaacccagcttacagctcctccagcaaaagtaaacacataacctgtggtggacttgcttttatcaagatcacctgcataatctgaatcaacataacctttaacagtaaagtctgatcctccataacacattgcaacatctgaggtacccttgatgtatctcaggatcctcttaacagtatttcaatgctctctaccagaattagccatgtatcgactgatcactcccactgcttgtgcaatgctaggtcttgtacataccatggtgaacattaaacttcccactactgatgcatacggtactcgagacatctccatcctctctactTCATTGCTatgactcatacttgaggataacttgaaattaataggaagtggggtagaaattgacttacaatcttgcatcttgaagtgcttcaagattttcttcaagtaatTCTTTTGAGAAAACCAaatctttctattattttatcTCGGTGAATTtacatccctagaatcttgtttgctgatCCCAAGTCCTTTATTTCAAACTCTCTAGCCAACTGTGACTTTAAATTTGTacgacgatctttgttggggcctgctaccaacatgtcatcaacatacaacagcaaaataataaaatcatcatcaccaaatctcttgtaataaacacaaggatctgaactatgtctgttgtatccaaggcctataatgaaggaatcaaatctcttataccaacatctcggcgcctgtttgagaccatatagagatttgttcaacctgaaaaccaagttctcttttttctgtttttcaaaaccttctggttggagcatgtaaatttcttcttcaagttctccatgaagaaatgcagttttgacatctaactgctccaagtacaagtcaaatatagcacACATTGCCAGGATCACTTGAATTATTGTGAGTCGAACTactggagaaaatatctcattgaagtctataccttctttctgagcgaatcctttcaccaccaatcttgcacgatatttctccacttgatcattaccttTGCgcttgatcttgtagacccatttgtttccaatggccttcctttcttgtggtaattgaacaagatcgcatattttatatttatgaagagcttcaatttcttcttgcattgatgccacccacagagatgattcttggcctttcatagactcgtgaaaagttgaaggctctccattttctgttagtagacagtatgcaatattactctccatagaataatctaagtgccaagctggttctcttctctccctagttgacaatcgaacttctggagtttcgatctcagctttctcttgttcttcgtgctctggtgctgctttagaaaaaactggaacttcttctatttcttcaactttaactgtagtagtctctaattttttttgaattgctaccttcttttgcttgtaacttgttttcaacaaatacagcatccctgctgattaccaccttgcgggctgtgg
This sequence is a window from Solanum dulcamara chromosome 10, daSolDulc1.2, whole genome shotgun sequence. Protein-coding genes within it:
- the LOC129871431 gene encoding uncharacterized protein LOC129871431 translates to MGTATESDSMDSESTQEESFTKVSVWDLPDLPKGKLPPHIELQRTRVLCGSLAPTNTTNVNYSGAYASMGVDNSVRFEQFRNNFKVEIVRLEEDELEFDMIGIDPSLANAFRRILIAELPTMAIEKVLIANNTSIIQDEVLAHRLGLIPIKVDPRLFEYMSENDVPNEKNTVVFKLHARCKKGTDRRRVLSSELKWLPNGSELILPTESLASSSSTKPKTYTSFSCSQDTRPEFSNGPIAPNDADIIIAKLGPGQEIELEAHAVKGMGKTHAKWSPVATAWYRMLPEVVLLRDIEDDEAEALVKKCPVQVFDIEDIGKGKKRATVARPRVCTLCRQCIREEGWDKNVALRRVNDHFIFTIESTGALPPEVLFTEAVKILEEKCERVITELS